The Streptomyces sp. NL15-2K genome contains a region encoding:
- the glmS gene encoding glutamine--fructose-6-phosphate transaminase (isomerizing), whose product MCGIVGYVGSQSALEVVMAGLKRLEYRGYDSAGVAVQADSGLAAAKKAGKLVNLEKELVERPLPTGTTGIGHTRWATHGGPTDANAHPHLDNVGRVAVVHNGIIENFAALRAELEERGHELVSETDTEVVSHLLAEEFSSCADLAEAMRLVCRRLEGAFTLVAVHADEPDVVVGARRNSPLVVGVGEGEAFLASDVAAFIAHTRSAIELGQDQVVELRRDGVTVTGFDGRPADVHSYHIDWDASAAEKGGYDYFMLKEIAEQPKAVADTLLGRIDASGSLTLDEVRIPPGVLREVDKVVIVACGTAFHAGLIAKYAIEHWTRIPCEVELASEFRYRDPILDQQTLVIAISQSGETMDTLMALRHAREQGSKVLAICNTNGSTIPRESDAVLYTHAGPEVAVASTKAFLTQLVACYLVALYLGQVRGTKWGDEIGAVVRDLSQISGEVERVLETMEPVRALARSLASKNTVLFLGRHVGYPVALEGALKLKELAYMHAEGFAAGELKHGPIALIEEDLPVVVVVPSPRGRSVLHDKIVSNIQEIRARGARTIVIAEEGDEAVVPYADHLIRLPVTPTLLQPLVATVPLQVFACELATARGNEVDQPRNLAKSVTVE is encoded by the coding sequence ATGTGCGGAATCGTGGGATACGTGGGGTCTCAGTCGGCGCTAGAGGTCGTCATGGCCGGGCTGAAGCGGCTGGAGTACCGGGGATACGACTCGGCGGGCGTCGCCGTGCAGGCGGACAGCGGGCTGGCGGCGGCGAAGAAGGCCGGGAAACTGGTCAACCTGGAGAAGGAGCTGGTCGAACGGCCGCTGCCGACCGGGACGACGGGGATCGGGCACACGCGGTGGGCCACGCACGGTGGGCCGACGGACGCCAATGCCCACCCGCATCTCGACAACGTCGGCCGGGTGGCCGTCGTACACAACGGGATCATCGAGAACTTCGCCGCGCTGCGGGCCGAGTTGGAGGAGCGGGGGCACGAGCTGGTTTCTGAGACGGATACCGAGGTCGTGTCGCATCTGCTCGCCGAGGAGTTCTCCTCCTGCGCGGACCTGGCGGAGGCCATGCGGCTGGTGTGCCGACGGCTCGAAGGCGCGTTCACGCTGGTCGCGGTGCACGCGGACGAGCCTGACGTGGTCGTGGGGGCGCGGCGGAACTCGCCGCTGGTGGTGGGCGTTGGAGAGGGCGAGGCCTTTCTCGCCTCGGACGTCGCCGCGTTCATCGCCCACACGCGGTCGGCGATCGAGCTGGGTCAGGACCAGGTGGTGGAGCTGCGCCGGGACGGCGTGACGGTGACGGGCTTCGACGGCCGTCCGGCGGACGTCCACTCGTACCACATCGACTGGGACGCGTCGGCTGCGGAAAAGGGGGGCTATGACTACTTCATGCTCAAGGAGATCGCCGAGCAGCCCAAGGCGGTCGCCGATACGTTGCTGGGGCGCATCGACGCGTCCGGTTCGCTGACGCTGGACGAGGTGCGGATCCCTCCGGGGGTGCTGCGGGAGGTCGACAAGGTCGTCATCGTCGCGTGCGGTACGGCCTTTCACGCCGGTTTGATCGCCAAGTACGCGATCGAGCACTGGACGCGGATTCCGTGCGAGGTGGAGCTGGCGAGCGAGTTCCGGTACCGGGATCCGATTCTCGACCAGCAGACCCTGGTGATCGCCATCTCCCAGTCCGGCGAGACCATGGACACGCTGATGGCGCTACGGCATGCCCGTGAGCAGGGCTCCAAGGTGCTGGCGATCTGCAACACGAACGGATCGACGATTCCGCGCGAGTCGGACGCTGTCCTGTACACGCACGCCGGGCCGGAGGTGGCTGTCGCCTCGACGAAGGCGTTCCTGACGCAGCTGGTGGCCTGTTATCTGGTCGCCCTGTATCTGGGGCAGGTGCGGGGCACCAAGTGGGGCGACGAGATCGGCGCCGTCGTTCGGGACCTGTCGCAGATCTCGGGTGAGGTCGAGCGGGTGCTGGAGACGATGGAGCCGGTGCGGGCGTTGGCCCGCTCGCTCGCCTCGAAGAACACGGTTCTGTTCCTGGGGCGGCATGTGGGGTATCCGGTGGCACTCGAGGGTGCGCTGAAGCTCAAGGAGCTGGCGTATATGCACGCCGAGGGCTTCGCGGCGGGTGAGCTGAAGCACGGGCCGATCGCGTTGATCGAGGAGGATCTGCCGGTGGTGGTGGTCGTGCCGTCGCCGCGCGGGCGGTCCGTGTTGCACGACAAGATCGTGTCCAACATCCAGGAGATCCGGGCTCGGGGTGCGCGGACGATCGTGATCGCGGAGGAGGGGGACGAGGCGGTGGTGCCGTATGCGGATCACCTGATTCGGCTTCCGGTGACTCCGACCTTGCTTCAGCCGCTGGTGGCGACGGTGCCGTTGCAGGTGTTCGCGTGTGAGTTGGCCACGGCTCGGGGGAATGAGGTGGATCAGCCTCGGAACCTTGCCAAGTCGGTGACGGTGGAGTGA
- a CDS encoding DUF397 domain-containing protein → MDNWRKSSYSGPDDGNDCVEIANSATHISIRDSKAPTDRTLTFPPGAFTTFLEALKAPHSTVTDLARFRG, encoded by the coding sequence ATGGACAACTGGCGGAAGTCGTCCTACTCAGGCCCCGACGACGGCAACGACTGCGTAGAGATCGCTAACTCGGCTACGCACATATCCATCCGCGACTCAAAGGCCCCGACCGACCGCACCCTCACCTTCCCGCCCGGAGCCTTCACCACCTTCCTCGAAGCCCTGAAGGCCCCTCACTCCACCGTCACCGACTTGGCAAGGTTCCGAGGCTGA
- a CDS encoding helix-turn-helix transcriptional regulator produces MVLRREPTARQMRLATELRRLREAAGLTATQAAALLGVGRVQISHIESGLTGVSEQRLRRLAAHYACMDQEFINALIAMATDRTRGWWEDYRGVLPTSFLDLAELEHHATFLNEVAILYVPGLLQTEDYAHAVFSARVPELAHEELELRIRHRMRRQQIAIPYESVIHESALRIRVRDRAASRAQLTKLLELSEAENITVRVIPFDLDGFASAASTMRYVGGPVPKLDTVVRDVPHGSAFIDSEAQLGAFRTRFRKVEAVSLTPEQSRDFIQQMTKDL; encoded by the coding sequence ATGGTCCTGAGGCGCGAACCCACCGCACGTCAAATGCGCCTGGCGACCGAACTTCGCAGACTTCGTGAGGCCGCAGGACTTACCGCCACACAAGCAGCAGCGCTGCTGGGGGTGGGTCGCGTCCAGATCAGCCACATCGAATCCGGCCTGACAGGCGTGAGCGAGCAGCGGCTGCGCCGCCTTGCAGCCCACTACGCATGCATGGACCAGGAGTTCATCAACGCCCTGATCGCTATGGCCACTGACCGGACACGGGGTTGGTGGGAGGACTACCGGGGCGTGTTGCCCACGTCATTCCTGGACCTCGCCGAACTGGAACACCACGCCACGTTCCTGAACGAGGTGGCAATCCTGTACGTACCAGGCCTGCTGCAGACGGAGGACTACGCCCACGCGGTCTTCTCCGCCAGGGTGCCCGAACTCGCCCATGAAGAACTTGAGTTGCGCATCCGCCACCGGATGAGGCGACAGCAGATCGCCATCCCGTACGAGTCGGTGATCCACGAGTCGGCCCTACGCATCAGGGTCCGTGACCGCGCCGCCTCCCGGGCTCAACTGACCAAGCTCCTGGAGCTCTCCGAAGCGGAGAACATCACCGTGCGCGTCATCCCCTTCGACCTGGACGGCTTCGCCAGTGCCGCCAGCACCATGAGGTACGTGGGCGGCCCAGTACCCAAGCTGGACACGGTGGTACGCGACGTGCCGCACGGCTCGGCCTTCATCGATTCCGAAGCACAACTCGGTGCCTTTCGAACGCGCTTCCGTAAGGTGGAAGCTGTGTCACTGACCCCAGAACAGTCACGTGACTTCATCCAGCAGATGACGAAGGATCTGTGA
- a CDS encoding ATP-binding protein, producing MSENEPWEYTLYIPNDVRAVTVSRRTLRLILTMHGLIGLVDTAELLAAELVSNAVRHTKGPAALRVRWSATVLRIGAWDADPEPPEPPQSFDQAADLEEGRGLALVRACADVWGWQPLTRDGNRGKYVWCELTSAA from the coding sequence ATGTCCGAAAACGAGCCCTGGGAGTACACGCTGTACATCCCTAACGACGTCCGAGCCGTCACCGTCAGTCGCCGCACCCTCCGCCTGATCCTCACCATGCACGGCCTCATCGGCCTCGTGGACACTGCCGAGCTCCTCGCCGCTGAGCTGGTCTCCAATGCCGTACGGCACACCAAGGGCCCCGCTGCCCTGCGGGTGCGCTGGTCGGCGACCGTGCTGCGGATCGGGGCGTGGGACGCCGACCCCGAACCGCCGGAACCGCCACAGTCGTTCGATCAGGCCGCCGATCTGGAGGAGGGGCGGGGGCTCGCGCTGGTGAGGGCGTGCGCCGATGTGTGGGGGTGGCAGCCGCTGACGAGAGACGGCAATCGGGGCAAATACGTGTGGTGCGAGTTGACCTCGGCGGCGTGA
- a CDS encoding holo-ACP synthase: protein MSIIGVGIDVAEIDRFAVSLERTPALVDRLFLPSELLLPSGERRGVASLAVRFAAKEALAKALGAPPGLHWTDAEVCVEDSGQPRLRVSGTVAARAAELGVRSWHVSLSHDAGVASAVVIAEG from the coding sequence ATGAGCATCATCGGTGTCGGTATCGACGTGGCCGAGATCGACCGGTTCGCGGTCTCCCTGGAGCGGACGCCAGCGCTGGTCGATCGGCTGTTCCTGCCAAGCGAGCTGTTGCTGCCCAGCGGTGAGCGCCGGGGCGTCGCCTCGCTCGCCGTTCGGTTCGCTGCCAAGGAGGCCCTGGCAAAGGCCCTCGGCGCCCCGCCGGGGCTGCACTGGACGGACGCCGAGGTGTGCGTCGAGGACAGCGGGCAGCCGCGGTTGCGGGTGAGTGGGACTGTGGCGGCACGGGCGGCTGAACTCGGGGTGCGGTCATGGCATGTGTCGCTGAGTCATGACGCCGGGGTGGCCTCGGCCGTGGTGATCGCGGAGGGGTGA
- a CDS encoding NAD(P)H-hydrate dehydratase, protein MRTAYSVETVRAAERELMARLPDGALMQRAAAGLAAACADLLGRVYGSRVVLLVGSGDNGGDALYAGARLARRGAGVTAVLLAPERAHAGGLAALRRAGGRATGAGAAEELIRRADLVVDGIVGIGGKGGLRPDAVPLAAAAERSRAAVVAVDLPSGVDVDTGEVHGAAVRADLTVTFGTHKPGLLIDPAREYAGSVRLVDIGLELPAEPDLEALQHADVARLLPVPAVESDKYRRGVVGVAAGSARYPGAAVLAVAGALRGGAGAVRYVGPAGDAVIARFPETLVSDQGPKRAGRVQAWVVGPGAGEDAATVAEVLAADVPVLIDADGLRLAEVGAVRGRTAPTLMTPHAGEAAALLGVAREEVEGARLGAVRELAGRYGATVLLKGSTTLVADSGGGAVRVNATGTGWLATAGSGDVLSGLAGSLLAAGLSAVDAGSAGAYLHGLAGRFAAGGAPVGASDVAAAVGRAWRDVVA, encoded by the coding sequence ATGCGTACTGCGTACAGCGTGGAAACGGTGAGGGCGGCCGAGCGGGAGCTGATGGCACGGCTTCCGGACGGGGCGCTGATGCAACGGGCGGCGGCCGGACTCGCCGCCGCCTGCGCGGACCTGCTGGGGCGGGTGTACGGCAGCCGGGTCGTGCTGCTGGTCGGCAGTGGCGACAACGGCGGCGACGCGTTGTACGCCGGGGCCCGGCTGGCGCGTCGGGGTGCCGGCGTCACGGCGGTGCTGCTCGCGCCCGAGCGGGCGCATGCCGGGGGGCTGGCGGCCTTGCGGCGGGCGGGGGGACGCGCGACAGGGGCGGGTGCCGCCGAGGAGCTGATCCGCCGGGCCGATCTCGTCGTCGACGGGATCGTCGGGATCGGCGGCAAGGGCGGACTGCGGCCGGACGCGGTGCCGTTGGCCGCCGCGGCGGAGCGCTCGCGGGCCGCCGTCGTCGCCGTCGACCTGCCGAGCGGCGTGGACGTCGACACGGGCGAGGTGCACGGGGCGGCCGTACGGGCCGACCTGACCGTCACCTTCGGGACGCACAAGCCGGGGCTGCTGATCGATCCGGCGCGGGAGTACGCCGGGTCGGTGCGGCTCGTCGACATCGGGCTGGAACTGCCCGCCGAACCCGACCTGGAGGCGTTGCAGCACGCCGATGTGGCCCGGCTGCTGCCGGTGCCGGCCGTGGAGAGCGACAAATACCGGCGGGGAGTCGTCGGGGTCGCGGCCGGGTCCGCGCGCTATCCGGGGGCCGCCGTGCTCGCCGTCGCGGGGGCGCTGCGGGGCGGGGCCGGGGCCGTACGGTACGTCGGGCCCGCCGGGGACGCCGTGATCGCGCGCTTCCCCGAGACGCTCGTGTCGGACCAAGGGCCCAAGCGGGCGGGGCGGGTGCAGGCGTGGGTCGTCGGGCCGGGGGCCGGGGAGGACGCGGCGACCGTGGCGGAGGTGCTGGCGGCGGACGTGCCGGTGCTGATCGACGCGGACGGGCTGCGGCTGGCGGAGGTCGGGGCGGTGCGAGGGCGTACGGCGCCGACGTTGATGACTCCGCACGCCGGGGAGGCGGCGGCGTTGCTCGGGGTGGCGCGCGAGGAGGTCGAGGGGGCTCGGCTGGGCGCGGTGCGGGAGTTGGCGGGGCGGTACGGGGCGACCGTGCTGTTGAAGGGGTCGACGACGCTGGTGGCCGATTCCGGGGGCGGGGCGGTGCGGGTGAACGCGACGGGGACCGGCTGGCTGGCTACGGCGGGGAGCGGGGACGTGTTGTCGGGGCTGGCGGGGTCGTTGCTGGCGGCGGGGCTTTCGGCGGTGGACGCGGGGAGTGCGGGCGCGTATCTGCATGGACTGGCCGGGAGGTTCGCGGCGGGTGGGGCGCCGGTGGGGGCGAGTGATGTGGCGGCGGCTGTGGGGAGGGCCTGGCGGGATGTCGTGGCGTGA
- a CDS encoding L,D-transpeptidase family protein, which yields MISRRILPRFGPRLAPRCLAVLLAAATALPTTTAWASPVPPAPAPAPAPAPSPEAELVPGVAPGPYLLWPIDTPDQLLAPKVYVPSKAEDAVEPRAEAAGTYALVEFVPLGDAVARVTCSKQTGPYQRQVERWLKLKVDGKQSAADCRAIRAFQVKEKIKPAIGFAGPVTWATMQLISAKKNPNAAKKCPVRTHRVACVDLSRQLTWVQKGEKVVFGPVPMRSGRAEYPTRGGLHKIYWKHKNHWSTLYNTPMPYAQFFSGGQAFHAVYGSIHTTVGSMGCVNLRLGDARKLWGVLKTGDQVYVWGRRPGK from the coding sequence ATGATCAGCAGACGTATCCTCCCCCGATTCGGTCCCCGACTCGCCCCCCGATGCCTCGCCGTCCTCCTCGCCGCGGCCACCGCGTTGCCCACCACGACCGCCTGGGCCTCACCCGTGCCGCCCGCCCCCGCTCCCGCTCCCGCCCCCGCCCCTTCCCCCGAAGCCGAGCTGGTCCCCGGTGTGGCGCCGGGGCCGTATCTGCTCTGGCCGATCGATACGCCCGACCAGCTGCTCGCGCCGAAGGTGTACGTGCCCAGCAAGGCGGAGGACGCGGTCGAGCCGAGGGCCGAGGCGGCAGGGACGTACGCGCTTGTCGAGTTCGTGCCGCTCGGCGACGCCGTCGCGCGCGTGACGTGCAGCAAGCAGACCGGGCCCTATCAGCGGCAGGTCGAGCGGTGGCTGAAGCTCAAGGTCGACGGGAAGCAGTCGGCGGCCGACTGCCGGGCCATCAGGGCGTTCCAGGTGAAGGAGAAGATCAAACCGGCCATCGGGTTCGCCGGGCCCGTCACCTGGGCGACGATGCAGCTCATCTCCGCGAAGAAGAACCCGAACGCGGCGAAGAAGTGCCCGGTGCGTACCCATCGGGTGGCCTGTGTCGATCTCAGCCGGCAGTTGACCTGGGTGCAGAAGGGGGAGAAGGTCGTCTTCGGGCCCGTGCCGATGCGCAGTGGGCGGGCCGAGTATCCGACCCGGGGCGGATTGCACAAGATCTACTGGAAGCACAAGAACCATTGGTCGACGCTGTACAACACGCCCATGCCGTACGCCCAGTTCTTCAGCGGCGGCCAGGCCTTCCACGCCGTCTACGGCAGCATCCACACCACCGTCGGCTCCATGGGCTGCGTCAATCTGCGGCTCGGCGACGCCCGCAAGCTGTGGGGCGTGCTGAAGACGGGCGACCAGGTGTACGTGTGGGGCCGCAGGCCCGGAAAGTAG
- the alr gene encoding alanine racemase → MNETATPRTAPLRARAEIDLAALRANVRTLRAHASGAAVMAVVKSDGYGHGAVPCARAAVEAGASWLGTATPEEALALRAAGLTGRIMCWLWTPGGPWRQTIEAGVDVAVSGMWALREVTEAARGAGMPARVQLKADTGLGRGGCQPGEDWAELVGAALRAEREGLVRVTGLWSHFACADEPGHPSIDAQLTRFREMVTYAEGQGVRPEVRHIANSPATLTLPEAHFDLVRTGIALYGISPSPEIGGPADFGLRPVMTLSASIALVKHVPGGHGVSYGHHYVTPGETTLGLVPVGYADGIPRHASGTGPVLVDGKWRTVAGRVAMDQFVVDLGGDEPAPGAEAVLFGPGDRGEPTAEDWAQAAGTIAYEIVTRIGTRVPRVYVNE, encoded by the coding sequence ATGAATGAGACAGCAACCCCGCGGACTGCGCCCCTGCGTGCCCGTGCCGAGATCGACCTGGCCGCCCTGCGGGCCAACGTGCGGACCCTGCGCGCCCATGCGTCCGGGGCTGCCGTCATGGCCGTGGTGAAGTCCGACGGGTACGGCCACGGAGCGGTGCCGTGCGCCCGCGCGGCGGTCGAGGCGGGGGCGAGCTGGCTGGGTACGGCCACGCCCGAGGAGGCCCTCGCGCTGCGGGCCGCCGGGCTGACCGGACGCATCATGTGCTGGCTGTGGACGCCCGGCGGGCCCTGGCGGCAGACCATCGAGGCCGGTGTCGACGTGGCGGTCAGCGGGATGTGGGCCCTGCGGGAGGTCACCGAGGCCGCCCGTGGCGCCGGTATGCCCGCGCGCGTGCAGCTCAAGGCCGACACCGGGCTCGGGCGGGGCGGCTGCCAGCCGGGCGAGGACTGGGCCGAACTGGTCGGCGCCGCGCTGCGTGCCGAGCGGGAGGGACTGGTCCGGGTCACCGGCCTGTGGTCGCACTTCGCCTGCGCCGACGAGCCCGGGCATCCCTCCATCGACGCCCAGCTCACCCGCTTCCGGGAGATGGTGACGTACGCCGAGGGGCAGGGCGTCCGCCCCGAGGTGCGGCACATCGCCAACTCGCCCGCCACCCTCACCCTTCCCGAGGCCCACTTCGACCTCGTACGGACCGGGATCGCGCTGTACGGCATCTCGCCGAGCCCCGAGATCGGCGGCCCCGCCGACTTCGGACTGCGCCCGGTGATGACGCTGTCGGCGTCCATCGCGCTGGTGAAGCACGTGCCGGGCGGCCACGGCGTGAGTTACGGCCATCACTACGTCACCCCGGGCGAGACCACCCTCGGCCTGGTGCCCGTCGGGTACGCGGACGGCATCCCGCGGCACGCTTCCGGGACCGGCCCGGTGTTGGTCGACGGCAAGTGGCGTACCGTCGCCGGACGGGTCGCGATGGACCAGTTCGTCGTGGACCTGGGGGGCGACGAGCCCGCGCCGGGTGCGGAGGCGGTGCTCTTCGGGCCCGGCGACCGCGGCGAGCCCACCGCCGAGGACTGGGCGCAAGCGGCGGGGACCATCGCGTACGAAATCGTCACCCGGATCGGAACGCGCGTTCCCCGCGTCTATGTGAATGAGTGA
- a CDS encoding alpha/beta hydrolase yields the protein MSESSAESVADAAAAVAAATGVAGGWRRATGIAGVAIGVVAAGAAAGVAIERLTVGRGMRQKARLALDSAGPYGALRGTPGKAYADDGTELYYEVDDVEPEGGPAPRRRRLFGRKAPAPVTVVFSHGYCLNQDSWHFQRAALGGVVRTVHWDQRSHGRSGRGVGQVEDGVPVTIDQLGRDLKAVIDAAVPEGPIVLVGHSMGGMTVMALADQYPELIRDRVVAVALVGTSSGGLGQVNFGLPVAGVNAVRRVLPGVLKALGQQAALVEKGRRATADLFAGIIKRYSFSSRDVDPAIARFAERMIEGTPIDVVAEYYPAFNDHDKAEALAHFTDVPVLVLAGVGDLVTPSEHSEAIADLLPDAELVLVPDAGHLVMLEHPEVVTDRLADLLTRAGAVPAGATVSGYGSTSSTARPG from the coding sequence GTGAGCGAGAGCAGTGCGGAGTCCGTCGCGGACGCCGCCGCGGCCGTCGCCGCCGCCACAGGGGTGGCCGGAGGCTGGCGGCGGGCGACGGGCATCGCGGGCGTCGCGATAGGCGTGGTCGCCGCGGGCGCGGCCGCCGGCGTCGCCATAGAGCGGCTCACCGTCGGCCGCGGCATGCGCCAGAAGGCCCGGCTCGCGCTGGACTCGGCGGGGCCGTACGGCGCGCTGCGCGGCACGCCCGGCAAGGCGTACGCCGACGACGGCACCGAGCTGTACTACGAGGTCGACGACGTCGAACCCGAGGGCGGACCGGCGCCTCGTCGGCGCCGGCTCTTCGGCCGCAAGGCCCCCGCCCCGGTCACCGTCGTCTTCAGCCACGGCTACTGCCTCAACCAGGACTCCTGGCACTTCCAGCGGGCGGCGCTCGGAGGCGTCGTACGGACCGTGCACTGGGACCAGCGCAGCCACGGCCGGTCCGGGCGGGGCGTGGGCCAGGTCGAGGACGGCGTGCCGGTCACCATCGACCAGCTCGGCCGCGACCTGAAGGCCGTCATCGACGCCGCCGTGCCGGAGGGGCCGATCGTGCTGGTCGGGCACTCCATGGGCGGGATGACCGTCATGGCCCTGGCCGACCAGTACCCGGAGCTGATCCGCGACCGGGTCGTCGCCGTCGCCCTCGTCGGTACGTCGTCCGGAGGGCTCGGCCAGGTCAACTTCGGGCTGCCCGTCGCCGGCGTCAATGCCGTACGGCGGGTGCTGCCGGGGGTGCTGAAGGCGCTCGGGCAGCAGGCCGCGCTGGTGGAGAAGGGGCGCCGGGCCACCGCCGATCTGTTCGCCGGGATCATCAAGCGGTACTCCTTCTCGTCCCGGGACGTCGATCCGGCCATCGCCCGGTTCGCCGAGCGGATGATCGAGGGCACGCCGATCGACGTGGTCGCCGAGTACTACCCGGCGTTCAACGACCACGACAAGGCCGAGGCCCTCGCCCACTTCACGGACGTCCCGGTGCTCGTGCTGGCCGGCGTCGGCGACCTCGTCACGCCCAGCGAGCACAGCGAGGCCATCGCCGACCTGCTGCCGGACGCCGAACTGGTCCTCGTGCCGGACGCCGGGCACCTGGTGATGCTGGAACACCCGGAGGTGGTCACCGACCGCCTCGCCGACCTGCTCACCCGCGCGGGGGCCGTGCCCGCAGGGGCTACCGTAAGTGGCTATGGAAGCACCAGCAGCACCGCACGACCCGGCTGA
- the tsaE gene encoding tRNA (adenosine(37)-N6)-threonylcarbamoyltransferase complex ATPase subunit type 1 TsaE, whose translation MEAPAAPHDPAETELTVTSPEQMRDLGRRLAKLLRAGDLVMLTGELGAGKTTLTRGLGEGLGVRGAVTSPTFVIARVHPALGDGPPLVHVDAYRLGGGLDEMEDLDLDVSLPESVIVVEWGEGKVEELTDDRLEVVIHRAVGDTTDEVRHVTLTGLGERWAAVDLSVLSA comes from the coding sequence ATGGAAGCACCAGCAGCACCGCACGACCCGGCTGAGACCGAACTGACCGTCACCTCCCCCGAGCAGATGCGTGACCTGGGACGACGTCTCGCCAAGCTGCTGCGCGCCGGTGACCTCGTGATGCTCACCGGGGAGCTCGGCGCGGGCAAGACGACGCTGACCCGGGGGCTGGGCGAGGGGCTCGGAGTGCGGGGTGCGGTCACCTCACCGACCTTCGTGATCGCCCGCGTGCACCCTGCCCTCGGTGACGGCCCGCCCCTCGTCCACGTCGACGCGTATCGCCTGGGCGGCGGGCTGGACGAGATGGAGGACCTCGACCTCGACGTCTCGCTGCCCGAGTCGGTGATCGTCGTGGAGTGGGGCGAGGGCAAGGTCGAGGAGCTGACCGACGACCGGCTGGAGGTCGTCATCCACCGGGCCGTGGGAGACACCACGGACGAGGTACGGCACGTGACGCTGACCGGGCTGGGGGAGCGGTGGGCGGCGGTGGACCTGAGCGTGCTGTCCGCCTGA
- the tsaB gene encoding tRNA (adenosine(37)-N6)-threonylcarbamoyltransferase complex dimerization subunit type 1 TsaB, with the protein MLLLALDTATPAVTVALHDGTDVIASSSQVDARRHGELLLPAVDRVLAEAGLKLDAVTGIVVGIGPGPYTGLRVGLMTADTFGLALGVPVHGVCTLDGLAYAADIERGPFVVATDARRKEVYWAKYADSRTRLTDPAVARPADIADQVAGLPAVGAGALLYPDTFPSAHEPEHVSAAAMASLAAERLDAGEELPAPRPLYLRRPDAQVPKNYKVVTPK; encoded by the coding sequence GTGCTCTTGCTCGCTCTGGATACCGCCACCCCCGCCGTCACCGTCGCGCTGCACGACGGTACGGACGTCATCGCCTCGTCGAGTCAGGTGGACGCGCGCCGGCACGGCGAGCTGTTGCTGCCGGCCGTCGACCGTGTGCTCGCCGAGGCCGGTCTCAAGCTCGACGCCGTCACCGGCATCGTCGTCGGTATCGGCCCCGGCCCCTACACCGGCCTGCGCGTCGGTCTGATGACCGCGGACACCTTCGGGCTCGCGCTCGGCGTCCCCGTGCACGGCGTGTGCACCCTCGACGGCCTCGCGTACGCGGCCGACATCGAGCGGGGCCCGTTCGTCGTGGCCACCGACGCCCGTCGCAAGGAGGTCTACTGGGCGAAGTACGCCGACTCCCGGACCCGGCTGACCGACCCGGCCGTCGCCCGGCCCGCCGACATCGCCGACCAGGTGGCCGGGCTGCCCGCGGTCGGCGCGGGCGCGCTGCTGTATCCGGACACCTTCCCCAGCGCCCACGAGCCCGAGCATGTGTCGGCCGCGGCGATGGCGAGTCTGGCCGCCGAGAGACTGGACGCCGGCGAGGAACTCCCGGCGCCCCGACCCCTGTACCTCCGCCGCCCGGACGCCCAGGTCCCCAAGAACTACAAGGTGGTCACCCCCAAGTGA
- the rimI gene encoding ribosomal protein S18-alanine N-acetyltransferase, with the protein MRWWDIDPVLELERDLFPEDAWSRGMFWSELAHARGPEATRRYLVAEVGDRIVGYAGLASSGDLADVQTIAVARDHQGTGLGGRLLTELLRAATAFECAEVMLECRIDNVRAQKLYERFGFEPIGFRRGYYQPGNVDALVMRLTDLATSVQGTEIHG; encoded by the coding sequence ATGCGCTGGTGGGACATCGACCCCGTGCTCGAACTCGAACGGGACCTCTTCCCCGAGGACGCCTGGTCGCGGGGCATGTTCTGGTCCGAGCTGGCCCACGCGCGCGGGCCGGAGGCGACGCGGCGGTACCTCGTGGCCGAGGTGGGCGACAGAATCGTGGGGTACGCGGGTCTGGCCTCCTCGGGAGACCTCGCCGACGTCCAGACGATCGCCGTCGCCCGCGACCACCAGGGCACCGGCCTCGGCGGGCGGCTGCTGACCGAGCTGCTGCGCGCCGCGACCGCCTTCGAGTGCGCCGAAGTGATGCTGGAGTGCCGGATCGACAACGTCCGCGCCCAGAAGCTCTACGAGCGCTTCGGCTTCGAACCCATCGGTTTCAGGCGCGGCTACTACCAGCCGGGCAACGTGGACGCCCTGGTGATGCGCCTGACCGACCTCGCCACCTCAGTACAAGGAACCGAGATCCATGGCTGA